One Equus quagga isolate Etosha38 chromosome 5, UCLA_HA_Equagga_1.0, whole genome shotgun sequence genomic window carries:
- the SLC35F6 gene encoding solute carrier family 35 member F6 → MAWTRYQLFLAGLMLVTGSINTLSAKWADNFVAQGCGASKEHSFQHPFLQAVGMFLGEFSCLAVFYLLRCRAAGQPDASLGPQQPFNPLLFLPPALCDMTGTSIMYVALNMTSASSFQMLRGAVIIFTGLFSVAFLGRRLALSQWLGILVTIAGLVVVGLADLLSKHDDQHKLSEVITGDLLIIMAQIIISIQMVLEEKFVYKHNVHPLRAVGTEGLFGLVILSLLLVPMYYIPAGSFSGNPRGVLEDALDAFCQVGRQPLIALALLGNISSIAFFNFAGISVTKELSATTRMVLDSLRTVVIWALSLALGWEAFHPLQILGFLILLLGTALYNGLHRPLLTRLSRGRPPAEEGEHERLLGGSRTAINDAS, encoded by the exons ATGGCCTGGACCAGGTACCAGCTGTTCCTGGCCGGGCTCATGCTCGTCACCGGCTCCATCAACACGCTCTCGGCAAA GTGGGCAGACAACTTCGTGGCCCAGGGCTGTGGAGCGAGCAAGGAACACAGCTTCCAGCATCCCTTCCTCCAG GCAGTGGGCATGTTCCTGGGAGAGTTCTCCTGCCTGGCTGTCTTCTACCTGCTCCGGTGCAGAGCTGCCGGGCAGCCAGACGCCAGCCTGGGTCCCCAGCAGCCCTTCAACCCACTTCTTTttctgcccccagccctctgcGACATGACTGGAACCAGCATCATGTATGTGG CCCTGAACATGACGAGTGCCTCCAGCTTCCAGATGCTGCGGGGAGCAGTGATCATATTCACAGGCCTGTTCTCGGTGGCCTTCCTGGGGCGGAGGCTGGCGCTGAGCCAGTGGCTGGGCATCCTTGTGACCATTGCAGGACTGGTGGTCGTGGGCCTAGCTGACCTCCTGAGCAAGCACGACGATCAGCACAAGCTCAGCGAAGTGATCACAG GGGACCTGTTGATCATCATGGCCCAGATCATCATCTCCATCCAGATGGTGCTAGAGGAGAAGTTCGTCTACAAGCACAACGTGCACCCGCTGCGGGCAGTTGGCACTGAGG GCCTCTTTGGCTTGGTGATCCTCTCCCTGCTGCTGGTGCCCATGTACTACATCCCCGCCGGCTCCTTCAGTGGAAACCCTCGCGGGGTGCTAGAGGACGCACTGGACGCCTTCTGCCAGGTGGGCCGACAACCGCTTATCGCCCTGGCACTGCTGGGCAACATCAGCAGCATTGCCTTCTTCAACTTTGCGGGCATCAGTGTCACTAAGGAACTGAGTGCCACCACCCGCATGGTACTGGACAGCCTGCGTACCGTTGTCATCTGGGCACTGAGCCTGGCACTGGGCTGGGAGGCCTTTCACCCTCTGCAGATCCTCGGGTTCCTCATCCTCCTGTTGGGCACTGCCCTCTACAACGGGCTGCACCGCCCACTGCTGACCCGCctgtccaggggccggcccccagcagaAGAGGGCGAGCATGAGAGACTGCTGGGTGGCTCTCGGACTGCCATCAACGATGCCAGCTGA